One stretch of Chitinophaga pendula DNA includes these proteins:
- a CDS encoding ThiF family adenylyltransferase has translation MKILNDASQRTLQQQHLYQPLFFDLQQAADEEGLAALLQSKPYIGVYDQIDRQLQELMRMYHISERLEGDALEERIGQHLGGVPRHVYGLWVYYPWAERLVHILGREEFIALRTNRNMYKITPAELAVLSTKKVAVIGLSVGQSAAISMVQERICSEIRIADFDLLDLSNMNRIRTGVHHLGLPKTVLTAREIAEIDPFVTVRCYPAGITEENIDVFLTEGGAVDLLVEECDSLDIKLLSRIRARAFGIPVIMDTSDRGMMDVERFDLEPGRPIFHGTVPELSSAAVRAMNPQERFGLAAAIADATHISTRLRDSLPEIGKTIGTWPQLASEVILGGAVATFVGREICLGHAMPSGRYYVDIAQIFAAK, from the coding sequence ATGAAGATATTAAACGACGCCAGCCAACGGACATTACAGCAACAGCATTTATATCAGCCGCTTTTTTTTGATCTGCAGCAAGCGGCGGATGAGGAGGGTTTAGCTGCGCTATTGCAAAGCAAGCCTTATATCGGTGTGTACGATCAGATCGATCGTCAGTTACAGGAATTGATGCGGATGTATCATATATCGGAGCGGCTGGAGGGGGATGCGCTGGAGGAGCGTATCGGGCAGCACCTGGGAGGTGTGCCGCGGCATGTTTACGGGCTATGGGTGTATTATCCTTGGGCGGAGCGGCTGGTGCATATATTGGGGCGGGAGGAGTTCATTGCGTTGCGGACGAACCGTAACATGTATAAGATCACGCCGGCGGAGCTGGCGGTACTTTCTACGAAAAAGGTGGCGGTGATAGGTTTGTCTGTGGGGCAGTCGGCTGCTATTTCGATGGTACAGGAGCGAATTTGTTCAGAGATCAGGATTGCTGATTTTGATCTATTGGATCTGAGTAATATGAATCGTATACGTACGGGTGTTCATCACCTGGGGTTGCCAAAGACGGTACTGACGGCGAGGGAGATTGCGGAGATTGATCCTTTTGTGACGGTGCGTTGTTATCCGGCGGGCATCACGGAGGAGAATATTGACGTGTTTCTGACTGAAGGAGGCGCTGTAGACCTGTTAGTGGAGGAATGTGATTCGCTGGATATAAAGTTGCTGAGCCGGATCAGGGCGCGGGCATTTGGTATTCCGGTGATTATGGATACGAGTGATCGTGGGATGATGGATGTGGAGCGATTTGACCTGGAGCCGGGGCGTCCTATTTTTCATGGTACGGTGCCTGAGTTATCTTCTGCGGCGGTGCGGGCGATGAATCCGCAGGAGCGTTTCGGGTTGGCGGCGGCGATTGCTGACGCTACCCATATTTCTACCCGGTTGCGGGATTCGTTGCCGGAGATTGGTAAAACCATTGGCACCTGGCCGCAGCTGGCGTCTGAGGTGATATTGGGAGGTGCTGTAGCTACCTTCGTTGGAAGGGAGATCTGTCTGGGGCATGCGATGCCATCGGGCAGATATTACGTAGACATTGCGCAGATTTTTGCTGCGAAATGA